One window from the genome of Hyperolius riggenbachi isolate aHypRig1 chromosome 6, aHypRig1.pri, whole genome shotgun sequence encodes:
- the LOC137522508 gene encoding uncharacterized protein, producing MMTGPGPSHGQGSSRRRGKKRSRGGPAVSSQATTGKQRAKKRRRRGPKPWLPDLRLTMEDKMDLQGTGMLRCAVLEAAVKLLRQQFQDATGLPCIRAVCFPVRPRTVPTVQFHVDCQHQHGFVTACEGTKVVVADSYKAMAFGSMAIRQIKDSYKNYMKDPTKNMEYLAVDQQSSTNKDCVIHCIANAYELLAADGNPECVYNKQLMRPHLLQCFTNRKITEFPKDYKPAGQPSVKPFKWKP from the coding sequence ATGATGACTGGACCAGGCCCAAGCCATGGGCAGGGATCatcgaggaggagggggaagaagaggagcagaGGAGGGCCGGCTGTCAGCAGCCAGGCCACAACAGGGAAGCAGAGGGCGAAGAAAAGAAGACGGAGGGGTCCAAAGCCCTGGCTGCCAGACCTGCGGCTGACCATGGAGGACAAGATGGATCTCCAAGGCACTGGGATGCTCCGCTGCGCAGTGTTAGAGGCGGCTGTGAAACTCTTGAGACAACAGTTCCAGGATGCGACTGGTCTTCCTTGCATCAGAGCAGTGTGCTTTCCGGTCAGACCCAGAACAGTGCCCACTGTTCAGTTCCACGTGGATTGCCAACATCAGCATGGATTTGTCACCGCATGTGAAGGTACAAAGGTGGTGGTTGCAGACAGCTACAAGGCCATGGCTTTTGGAAGTATGGCCATCAGGCAGATAAAAGACAGCTACAAAAACTACATGAAGGACCCAACAAAAAACATGGAGTATCTAGCGGTGGACCAACAATCAAGCACCAACAAAGACTGCGTCATCCATTGCATTGCAAATGCCTAcgagctgctggcagcagatgggAACCCGGAGTGTGTGTACAACAAGCAACTTATGAGACCGCATCTGCTGCAGTGCTTCACCAACAGGAAGATAACTGAATTTCCCAAGGATTACAAACCAGCAGGACAACCTTCAGTGAAACCTTTTAAATGGAAGCCCTGA